One window of Mucilaginibacter inviolabilis genomic DNA carries:
- a CDS encoding Spx/MgsR family RNA polymerase-binding regulatory protein produces the protein MKVYGITNCNTVKKALDWLKENKVDYNFQDFKKLGVSTEKLQEWDSKAGYEKFLNKQGLTWKQLDPQVKESVKTSADALTLLQQKTSMIKRPVIEDGDFLFFGFDEKVYQSHFLNK, from the coding sequence ATGAAAGTTTACGGAATAACCAATTGCAACACAGTTAAGAAAGCGCTTGACTGGTTAAAAGAGAATAAGGTAGATTATAATTTTCAGGATTTCAAAAAGCTGGGTGTAAGCACCGAGAAATTGCAGGAGTGGGACAGCAAAGCTGGCTATGAGAAATTCTTAAACAAGCAGGGCCTTACCTGGAAGCAGCTTGATCCGCAGGTAAAAGAAAGCGTAAAAACTAGTGCCGATGCACTTACCCTGTTACAACAAAAAACCAGCATGATCAAAAGGCCGGTTATTGAAGATGGCGACTTTTTGTTTTTTGGTTTTGATGAAAAGGTTTACCAATCCCATTTTTTAAACAAATAG
- a CDS encoding thiamine pyrophosphate-dependent enzyme yields MAKNVADQLVEMLANAGVKRIYAVTGDSLNEVNDAVRRAGNIQWVHVRHEEVGAYAAGAEAQLNGLACCAGSSGPGHVHLINGLYDAHRSGAPVIAIASTIATFEFGTDYFQETNTIKLFDDCSYYNQVAATPRQLPRMLQAGIQSALHQKGVAVIGLPGDITSMDAVEINTSTQNFNSAPVTRPSDADLQKLSALINQHQKITIFCGIGAAEAHDEVVALSQKLHATVAYSFRAKMDIQYDNPNEVGMTGLLGLPSAYHSMHESDLLILLGTDFPYTPFMPTDCKIVQVDIKPERIGRRAKVDVGLCGNIKDTLTALLPLIGQKQDDSFLRAQLKVYADVKSKMQTYVDDSGEQEKIHPEFVASVLDKLAADDAIFTVDTGMSCVWGSRYINATGKRKMIGSFNHGSMANAMPQAIGAALARPGQQVIALCGDGGLSMLLGDLATIVQYKLPVKVIVFNNRSLGMVKLEMEVAGLPDWQTDMYNPDFALVAQAMGIKGINVKYPQDIQEAITEALAFDGPALVNVFTDPNALAMPPKIEFEQVKGMAVSMTKLILNGHMDEVLDTVKSNYKHLKDLL; encoded by the coding sequence ATGGCAAAAAACGTTGCAGACCAACTGGTAGAAATGCTGGCGAACGCTGGTGTAAAAAGAATATATGCCGTTACCGGCGATAGCCTTAACGAAGTAAATGATGCCGTAAGACGAGCAGGCAATATACAATGGGTACATGTTCGTCATGAAGAAGTTGGCGCCTACGCAGCTGGTGCCGAAGCGCAACTGAATGGCCTTGCCTGTTGTGCGGGCAGCAGCGGCCCGGGCCATGTACATTTGATTAACGGATTGTATGATGCTCACAGATCCGGCGCGCCGGTTATCGCCATTGCTTCAACCATAGCCACATTTGAATTCGGTACAGATTATTTCCAGGAAACCAATACCATAAAACTATTTGATGATTGCAGTTATTACAATCAGGTAGCCGCCACTCCCCGCCAATTGCCACGTATGCTACAGGCCGGGATACAAAGTGCCTTGCATCAGAAAGGCGTAGCCGTAATTGGTCTACCCGGCGATATTACCAGCATGGATGCAGTGGAAATCAACACATCCACTCAAAACTTTAATTCTGCCCCTGTGACCAGACCTTCAGATGCCGATCTGCAAAAGTTATCTGCCCTGATCAATCAGCATCAGAAGATCACCATTTTTTGTGGCATAGGCGCAGCCGAAGCGCATGATGAAGTAGTAGCCCTGTCCCAAAAACTTCATGCTACCGTGGCTTACTCCTTCCGGGCTAAAATGGACATTCAGTATGATAACCCTAATGAAGTGGGCATGACCGGCCTTTTAGGTTTACCATCGGCTTATCATAGCATGCACGAAAGCGATCTGTTGATATTGTTAGGTACTGATTTCCCGTACACGCCGTTTATGCCTACCGATTGCAAAATTGTGCAGGTAGATATTAAACCAGAGCGTATCGGTCGCCGGGCTAAAGTTGATGTGGGTTTATGCGGAAATATCAAAGATACACTAACAGCTTTGCTCCCCTTGATCGGTCAAAAACAGGATGACAGCTTTTTAAGGGCCCAACTAAAAGTATATGCCGATGTAAAAAGCAAAATGCAAACCTACGTTGACGACAGCGGCGAACAGGAAAAGATACACCCCGAATTTGTAGCCAGTGTATTAGACAAATTAGCTGCCGACGATGCCATATTTACGGTGGATACTGGCATGTCATGCGTATGGGGTTCCCGCTACATTAATGCCACAGGTAAACGAAAAATGATAGGGTCTTTTAACCATGGCTCTATGGCTAATGCTATGCCCCAGGCTATTGGCGCAGCGCTGGCCCGTCCGGGTCAGCAGGTAATAGCGCTTTGCGGTGATGGTGGTCTGTCGATGCTACTGGGCGATCTGGCGACCATTGTTCAATACAAATTGCCGGTTAAGGTCATCGTTTTTAACAATCGTTCCCTGGGCATGGTTAAGTTGGAAATGGAGGTTGCCGGGCTGCCCGATTGGCAAACCGACATGTATAATCCAGATTTCGCTTTAGTAGCTCAGGCTATGGGGATCAAGGGGATCAATGTCAAATACCCGCAGGATATTCAAGAGGCAATTACTGAAGCATTGGCTTTTGATGGCCCGGCATTGGTCAATGTATTTACCGACCCTAATGCGCTGGCTATGCCACCCAAAATTGAGTTTGAACAGGTAAAAGGCATGGCTGTATCGATGACCAAACTCATACTCAATGGTCATATGGACGAGGTACTGGATACCGTAAAATCAAACTACAAACATTTGAAGGATTTGTTGTAG
- a CDS encoding helix-turn-helix domain-containing protein, whose amino-acid sequence MSNKVTVFDIPSTLKRHITSPNIAKPDFGIVSNNWNQDDFAVLSNETGLQHGLPIKTDYYSVILCLSGSCKKTIGHFVFEVYPNSIHLVSPAYITSFEDASDDLLLYQVLFKKEFLSHNFLKENILDNLLEVNPDYPPIYGLPKKGVTSLKALYEKISDECRDQGAFHLQILRLLLTDLLYEMNRACESCLLNSTRHLSKQYQLVYKFKKLVEEKFLTLKTVQEYADELFISAKYLTEIVKNETGQNALYVIHNRLYLEAQYLLSSSGLSIKEIAERLNFDNSSHFSRFFKRFAGYNPSEFKQLQ is encoded by the coding sequence ATGAGTAATAAAGTAACTGTTTTTGATATTCCCTCAACGCTTAAACGCCACATCACCTCTCCCAATATTGCCAAACCCGATTTTGGTATTGTTAGCAACAATTGGAACCAGGACGATTTTGCCGTATTAAGTAATGAAACCGGTTTGCAGCATGGCTTGCCCATTAAAACAGATTATTACTCAGTTATTTTATGCCTTAGTGGTAGTTGTAAAAAAACTATCGGTCATTTTGTTTTTGAGGTTTATCCAAACTCTATTCACCTGGTATCGCCTGCATATATTACTTCTTTTGAAGATGCTTCAGACGATCTGTTATTATACCAGGTGTTGTTTAAGAAGGAGTTTTTATCCCATAATTTTTTGAAAGAAAATATCCTGGATAACCTGCTGGAGGTAAATCCTGATTATCCGCCTATTTATGGCTTACCAAAAAAGGGAGTAACATCCCTAAAAGCTTTGTACGAAAAAATAAGTGATGAGTGCCGGGATCAGGGAGCATTCCATTTGCAGATCTTGCGCCTGCTGCTAACCGACCTGTTATACGAAATGAACCGCGCCTGCGAAAGTTGTTTATTGAATTCAACCCGCCATTTAAGTAAACAGTATCAGCTGGTATATAAATTCAAAAAGCTGGTGGAAGAAAAATTTCTGACTTTGAAAACCGTACAGGAATATGCTGATGAACTCTTTATATCGGCTAAGTATTTAACCGAAATAGTTAAAAACGAAACGGGGCAAAATGCACTGTATGTTATCCATAACCGATTATACCTGGAGGCCCAGTATCTGCTATCATCATCGGGGCTTAGCATTAAAGAAATTGCCGAGCGGCTTAACTTTGATAACAGTTCTCATTTCAGTCGTTTTTTTAAACGCTTTGCCGGTTATAACCCTTCGGAGTTTAAGCAGCTGCAATAA
- a CDS encoding LytR/AlgR family response regulator transcription factor — translation MKIRTLIVDDEPHAIEVLEKYISQFNQMELVGKCGDAIQAFQVLQQKPVDLMFLDIKMPGIKGTDLLRSLKNPPRVIFTTAYSEYALEGFELNAVDYLLKPISFERFLRAVDKIYQLAESKPRPVITHEAPVSDHETFIYLKVERKTVKVNVNDILWIESLRDYVKVVIKDQVYITRQKISMLEEMLPENKFVRIHRSFIVALGKIDSFYSYSIEIAGHELPIGRNYKQDVQKKLKAERLQFD, via the coding sequence ATGAAAATCCGTACACTGATAGTTGATGATGAACCCCATGCCATTGAGGTGTTGGAAAAATACATATCCCAGTTTAACCAAATGGAACTGGTGGGTAAATGCGGGGATGCTATACAGGCTTTTCAGGTGTTGCAACAAAAACCAGTCGACCTGATGTTTCTGGATATCAAAATGCCGGGCATCAAAGGTACCGACTTGCTCCGGAGCCTCAAAAACCCACCAAGGGTAATTTTCACCACCGCTTACAGCGAATACGCGTTGGAAGGTTTTGAACTAAACGCGGTTGATTACCTACTGAAACCCATTTCGTTCGAGCGTTTTTTGCGTGCCGTTGATAAAATTTACCAGTTAGCAGAAAGTAAACCCCGGCCAGTGATCACGCATGAAGCCCCGGTAAGCGACCATGAAACATTTATCTATCTTAAGGTTGAACGCAAAACCGTTAAAGTAAATGTGAATGACATTTTATGGATTGAAAGCCTGCGCGATTATGTAAAAGTAGTGATCAAAGATCAGGTGTATATTACCCGGCAAAAGATTAGCATGCTGGAAGAAATGTTACCCGAAAATAAGTTTGTACGGATTCATCGGTCGTTCATTGTGGCGTTGGGTAAAATTGATTCTTTTTATTCCTATAGTATCGAAATAGCGGGTCATGAATTACCCATAGGTCGTAACTATAAACAGGATGTCCAAAAAAAGCTAAAAGCCGAGCGACTGCAGTTTGATTAG
- a CDS encoding sensor histidine kinase, which translates to MNNRLDIRLQNIKIPRVYQHLLFWGVGYLLIASMYSVQTNFEISLRNNLVFMPVQIAYYYAIAYWVIPRYLFVNRYLMFTLLLLLLVVISTLATRSVGLLFVHPYLIRVMPVTFHAYIQYSRLPFFTRLFDIESLVNAFKGVNLIIGFVLAIKLFKMWYERKQASLEAELSALKAQVHPHFLFNTLNNLYALSLDQSPKSPQLILGLSDILRYMLYECNADEVPLEREILMMQQYVKLEKLRYEDRIDINFTVTGDLKNKLIAPLLILPFIENAFKHGTSEKTGQVWININANVTGNRFKLKVANNNPEHRIEEEENTRGHIGLKNVMKRLDLLYPATSKLKIMNEDDTFLIVFDMQLNVVKHTEKQLVNA; encoded by the coding sequence ATGAACAACAGGCTCGACATCAGGCTGCAAAACATCAAGATACCAAGGGTTTACCAACACCTGTTGTTTTGGGGCGTGGGTTACTTACTGATTGCCAGCATGTATTCGGTGCAAACCAACTTTGAAATATCTTTAAGAAACAACCTGGTTTTTATGCCGGTTCAGATAGCTTATTATTATGCTATTGCCTATTGGGTAATTCCGCGTTATTTGTTTGTCAACCGGTATCTGATGTTCACACTTCTGCTGTTGCTATTGGTTGTTATTTCAACATTGGCTACGCGATCTGTGGGTTTGTTGTTTGTGCACCCTTACTTAATCCGGGTGATGCCGGTTACCTTTCATGCATACATTCAATACAGCCGTCTACCCTTTTTTACCAGACTGTTTGATATAGAAAGTCTCGTAAATGCATTTAAAGGCGTAAACCTTATTATTGGTTTTGTATTAGCTATAAAACTGTTTAAAATGTGGTACGAGCGCAAGCAGGCTTCATTAGAGGCTGAGTTAAGTGCTCTGAAGGCGCAGGTTCATCCCCATTTCTTATTCAATACTTTAAATAATCTGTATGCGTTGAGTCTGGATCAGTCGCCAAAATCGCCTCAGCTGATATTGGGGTTATCGGATATTTTACGGTATATGCTTTATGAATGCAACGCCGATGAAGTACCGCTTGAGCGGGAAATACTCATGATGCAGCAATATGTAAAGTTGGAAAAACTGCGTTATGAAGATCGCATCGATATTAATTTTACCGTTACCGGCGATCTGAAGAATAAACTAATAGCACCATTGCTCATACTCCCATTCATTGAAAATGCCTTTAAACACGGCACCAGCGAAAAAACCGGGCAAGTTTGGATAAACATCAATGCAAATGTTACCGGTAACCGTTTTAAACTAAAAGTGGCCAATAACAATCCCGAACACCGGATAGAAGAGGAAGAGAACACCCGTGGTCACATCGGTTTAAAAAATGTGATGAAAAGGCTCGACTTGCTTTATCCAGCTACCTCAAAATTAAAGATCATGAATGAGGATGACACTTTTCTGATTGTATTTGATATGCAACTCAATGTGGTTAAACACACCGAAAAACAATTGGTAAACGCATGA
- a CDS encoding M1 family metallopeptidase, whose amino-acid sequence MNLKLMAGFSMAFMLAVNVSDAQQAASTNAPASDYNYHETFGPGFYTKNGTEYRAASGEPGPKYWQNRADYQLAAKLNDQTNEITGSEVLTYTNNSPQNLGFLWMQLDQNLFKLDSRGTAIVPPTGSRNWGRGEAFDAGFKIKSVKYAVGKGEFEEAKFLISDTRMQVFLPKEVTANGGQVKLKIEYSFVPPNYGSDRMGYLNTKNGRIYTIAQWYPRMCVYDDVMGWNTLPYTGPGEFYLEYGDFDLSITAPANHIVLASGELQNPQEVYTPEQQKRWAEAAQSEKTVMIRTADEVKDPKSRPSGKTELTWHFKIKNARDASWASSAAFIVDAAKMDLPSGKKSIAISAYPVESDGNDAWGRSTEYVKKSIEYNSAKWFEFPYPAATAVAGIVGGMEYPGIVFCGYTAKKNGLWGVNDHEFGHTWFPMIVGSNERMYGWMDEGFNTFINTLSTANFNNGEYKSTRTMDMHRTGDFFTKPELEPIMSQPANLKERNTGTLLYAKPSAGLVLLREQILGPERFDFAFKTYINRWAFKHPTPDDFFRTIENASGESLQWFWRGWFLNNWRLDVAVSDVKYVDGDASKGALITLDNLGKMTMPVILEIKTKSGKAERVKLPVEIWERFASFTFKYPSTEEIESVTYDPDKVLPDYNPDNNVWKK is encoded by the coding sequence ATGAATTTAAAACTGATGGCCGGTTTCAGCATGGCCTTTATGTTGGCGGTTAATGTAAGTGATGCTCAGCAGGCCGCTTCAACTAATGCGCCTGCTTCCGATTACAATTACCATGAAACTTTCGGACCTGGTTTTTATACCAAAAATGGTACAGAATACCGTGCCGCAAGCGGTGAACCAGGACCTAAATACTGGCAAAACCGGGCTGATTATCAACTAGCTGCAAAATTAAACGATCAAACTAATGAGATCACCGGTTCTGAGGTTTTAACTTATACCAATAATAGCCCCCAAAACCTTGGTTTCTTATGGATGCAGCTTGACCAAAACTTGTTTAAATTAGATTCACGCGGGACTGCTATTGTACCGCCAACAGGCAGTCGTAACTGGGGCCGTGGTGAAGCATTTGATGCCGGTTTCAAAATCAAATCAGTAAAATATGCTGTTGGTAAAGGTGAATTTGAAGAAGCTAAATTTCTGATCAGCGATACCCGTATGCAGGTTTTTTTACCTAAAGAGGTAACAGCCAATGGCGGGCAGGTTAAACTTAAAATCGAGTACTCATTTGTTCCTCCAAATTACGGATCTGATCGTATGGGGTACCTTAATACCAAGAATGGCAGAATTTATACTATCGCTCAGTGGTACCCACGTATGTGCGTATATGATGATGTAATGGGGTGGAATACCCTGCCATACACAGGCCCGGGTGAATTTTACCTGGAATATGGCGATTTTGATCTGAGTATTACTGCTCCGGCAAATCATATTGTATTAGCGTCTGGCGAACTGCAAAACCCGCAGGAAGTTTACACCCCGGAACAGCAAAAACGCTGGGCGGAAGCCGCGCAAAGCGAAAAAACGGTAATGATCCGTACTGCTGATGAGGTTAAAGACCCTAAATCGCGCCCGAGCGGAAAAACAGAATTGACCTGGCATTTCAAAATAAAAAATGCGCGTGATGCTTCATGGGCTTCGTCAGCTGCATTTATTGTTGATGCTGCTAAAATGGATTTGCCAAGCGGTAAAAAATCAATAGCTATTTCGGCTTACCCGGTTGAAAGTGATGGCAATGACGCCTGGGGCCGCTCTACTGAGTATGTTAAAAAATCAATTGAATATAATTCTGCCAAATGGTTTGAGTTTCCTTATCCAGCGGCTACCGCTGTTGCGGGTATAGTGGGTGGTATGGAGTACCCTGGTATTGTTTTTTGTGGATATACTGCAAAGAAAAATGGACTTTGGGGGGTAAATGATCATGAATTCGGCCACACCTGGTTCCCGATGATCGTAGGTTCAAATGAGCGTATGTACGGCTGGATGGACGAAGGTTTTAATACTTTTATCAATACACTTTCAACTGCCAATTTTAACAACGGTGAGTACAAAAGCACCCGTACCATGGATATGCACCGTACCGGCGACTTTTTCACCAAACCAGAGTTGGAGCCAATAATGAGCCAGCCAGCTAACCTGAAAGAAAGAAACACAGGTACATTGCTGTATGCAAAACCAAGCGCGGGTCTTGTTTTATTGCGTGAGCAGATATTAGGTCCCGAGCGTTTTGATTTTGCTTTTAAAACCTACATTAATAGATGGGCATTTAAACACCCAACACCTGATGATTTTTTCCGTACTATTGAGAATGCATCAGGCGAAAGTCTGCAATGGTTTTGGAGAGGTTGGTTCCTGAACAACTGGCGCCTGGATGTTGCAGTTAGTGATGTTAAATATGTAGATGGCGATGCTTCAAAAGGTGCATTGATCACCCTGGATAACCTGGGTAAAATGACAATGCCCGTTATTCTGGAGATAAAAACCAAAAGTGGTAAAGCCGAGCGTGTTAAGCTGCCGGTTGAAATTTGGGAGCGTTTTGCTTCATTTACATTCAAGTATCCATCAACCGAAGAAATTGAATCGGTTACTTATGACCCTGATAAGGTACTACCAGATTATAATCCAGACAATAACGTTTGGAAGAAATAA